Proteins from one Cellulosilyticum lentocellum DSM 5427 genomic window:
- a CDS encoding DRTGG domain-containing protein, with protein sequence MTVGELKAALNLKLVAGESGLSREVKDGYTGDLLSFVIAHAKEDDVWITVQGHMNTLAVAVMVGISAIILAEGVEIDEAVKLRANQEKIPVFTSESNSFTLANQIAKLL encoded by the coding sequence ATGACAGTAGGAGAACTCAAAGCAGCTTTAAATTTAAAATTAGTAGCAGGAGAAAGTGGCTTATCACGTGAAGTAAAAGATGGCTATACAGGGGATTTATTAAGTTTTGTTATTGCACATGCGAAAGAAGATGATGTATGGATTACTGTACAAGGACATATGAATACGCTAGCAGTAGCTGTTATGGTAGGTATATCAGCTATTATTTTGGCAGAGGGTGTAGAGATTGATGAAGCTGTAAAGTTAAGAGCAAACCAAGAAAAAATACCTGTATTTACCTCAGAAAGTAATAGCTTTACATTAGCCAATCAAATTGCAAAGCTATTGTAA
- a CDS encoding [Fe-Fe] hydrogenase large subunit C-terminal domain-containing protein codes for MNEKGGKALMYTHSVTIEKEKCIGCTDCIKRCPTEAIRVRGSKAEIIEERCIDCGNCIRICRNGAKKAVMDEWELLDKYTYRVALPAPSLYAQFPAAKDINEILEALYRIGFTDCFEVAFAAEMITQRTYDYLEKATHLPVISSSCPAIVRLIQRRFPSLLPHLLPLMSPMELAARYVKKQYAERGIEEEQVGVFFISPCPAKATEIHRPKGFCRSYVDGVLSMQALYKKIKPNLKHFEGKKLHRKSSYIGLMWAMRTGSLDQHRIKSHVSVDGMENVIEILEKVEDGTLTNVSYIEALGCTGGCLGGVLTVENAFVSCNTLKKWIDEESTEQIVKHSDVWKALKEEACYFEKSITPRPVFTLDSDMEKAIAKMEGIEELYSRLPQIDCGACGAPTCRCFAEDVIKQKAKIEECVFMLREKIKDLSNQMHALTQINVPTEKGKRKRRRSNDSRRTQSSFKFKISSRRKWLIT; via the coding sequence ATGAATGAGAAAGGAGGAAAAGCGCTTATGTATACCCATTCAGTAACAATAGAAAAAGAGAAATGCATTGGTTGTACAGATTGCATTAAGCGCTGTCCAACGGAGGCTATTAGAGTGAGGGGCTCAAAAGCTGAAATCATAGAAGAACGTTGTATTGACTGTGGTAATTGTATAAGAATTTGTAGAAATGGTGCTAAAAAAGCAGTCATGGATGAATGGGAGCTGCTTGATAAGTATACTTATCGAGTAGCTCTCCCCGCACCTTCTTTATATGCTCAGTTTCCAGCAGCAAAAGATATTAATGAGATATTAGAAGCACTTTATCGCATAGGTTTCACAGATTGTTTTGAAGTAGCTTTTGCAGCAGAAATGATTACACAAAGAACATATGATTATCTAGAAAAGGCAACACACTTACCAGTCATTTCATCATCTTGTCCGGCTATTGTAAGATTGATTCAAAGACGCTTTCCATCGTTATTACCCCATTTGTTACCGCTTATGTCACCTATGGAGTTAGCAGCGCGTTATGTGAAGAAACAATATGCAGAAAGAGGTATTGAGGAGGAGCAAGTAGGTGTGTTTTTTATTTCACCTTGTCCAGCTAAAGCAACTGAAATTCATCGTCCAAAAGGATTTTGTAGGTCTTATGTAGATGGTGTTTTATCTATGCAAGCACTATATAAAAAAATTAAGCCTAATTTAAAACATTTTGAAGGCAAAAAGCTACATCGCAAAAGTAGTTATATTGGCCTCATGTGGGCCATGAGAACAGGAAGCCTAGATCAACATCGTATAAAAAGTCATGTTTCTGTAGATGGTATGGAAAATGTGATTGAGATTTTAGAAAAGGTAGAAGATGGCACTTTAACGAATGTAAGCTATATTGAAGCTCTTGGATGTACAGGTGGATGTTTAGGTGGTGTTTTAACCGTTGAAAATGCATTTGTAAGTTGTAATACACTTAAAAAATGGATCGATGAGGAAAGTACGGAGCAAATTGTAAAACACTCAGATGTTTGGAAAGCATTGAAAGAAGAAGCTTGTTATTTTGAAAAAAGTATTACACCAAGGCCGGTTTTTACACTAGATAGTGATATGGAGAAAGCAATTGCAAAGATGGAAGGGATAGAAGAACTCTATAGCCGTTTGCCACAAATAGATTGTGGAGCTTGTGGGGCACCTACTTGTAGATGTTTTGCAGAAGATGTTATTAAACAAAAAGCAAAGATTGAAGAATGTGTCTTTATGCTAAGAGAAAAGATTAAAGATTTATCTAATCAAATGCATGCATTAACACAAATAAATGTTCCAACAGAAAAAGGAAAAAGAAAAAGGAGGAGATCAAATGACAGTAGGAGAACTCAAAGCAGCTTTAAATTTAAAATTAGTAGCAGGAGAAAGTGGCTTATCACGTGA